DNA sequence from the Acidimicrobiales bacterium genome:
GAACGCCTCGGGGCCCGGTGCCGCAGGGCCCGTGCTCGCCCCCGTCCCGCCCCTGGACGTGGTGGTGGTGCGCGTCGAGGCCCTGCGCCGCCGGATCGCGGACGCCGGGCGCGATCCGGCCGGCGTCCGCATCGTGGCGGTGACGAAGACCTTCGAGGTCGCCGCGGTGGACCGGGCCGTCGCCGCCGGCCTGCACGACATCGGGGAGAACTACGCCGCCGAGCTCGTGGCGAAGGCGTCGGAGGTCCGGGGCCGCCCCGGGGAGCCGCCCGAGGTGCGCTGGCACTACCTGGGCGCGGTGCAGCGCCGGCGCGTGCGCCTGCTGGCGCCGGTGGTGTCGTGCTGGCAGACGGTGTGCCGGGTGTCCGAGGGCGAGGAGATCGCGGTGCGCGCGCCGGGCGCCACGGTGCTCGTCGAGGTGGACACCACCGGCATCCCCGGGCGCAACGGCGTACCGCCGGCCGCCGTCGCACCGTTGGTGGCGTCGCTGCGGAGCATGGGGCTCGACGTCCGGGGCCTCATGGTCGTGGGGCCGCCGGGCGAGCCCGAGGACAGCCGGCCGGCGTTCCGCACCACCGCCCGCCTGGCCGGCGAGCTGGGCCTGTCCGAGGTGTCGATGGGGATGACCGACGACCTCGAGGTGGCCGTGGCGGAGGGGAGCACGATGGTGCGCGTGGGGCGCGCGTTGTTCGGGGACCGGGCGCCCCGGCGGGGG
Encoded proteins:
- a CDS encoding alanine racemase, encoding MLAPVPPLDVVVVRVEALRRRIADAGRDPAGVRIVAVTKTFEVAAVDRAVAAGLHDIGENYAAELVAKASEVRGRPGEPPEVRWHYLGAVQRRRVRLLAPVVSCWQTVCRVSEGEEIAVRAPGATVLVEVDTTGIPGRNGVPPAAVAPLVASLRSMGLDVRGLMVVGPPGEPEDSRPAFRTTARLAGELGLSEVSMGMTDDLEVAVAEGSTMVRVGRALFGDRAPRRG